TCAAACAGCAGGGCTTCCACCGCTTCTTCCCCGGCGGTGAGGGTGTATTCCCCCGCGCGTTCGCTGGAGACCGCATCCCCTGGGGATATTCCCGCGCCGTTGAAGTCGGCTCGCCCCCGGATCAGGTGCAGCCAGAGCCCGCGGCCCGGGGCCAGCGTGTGCGCGCTGCTTTCACCCGGCTGGAGCTTCAGCCGCCAGATCTCGGCATCTTGGGAAATGGTGGCGGAGTGGTCGCGCCCGTCGCGGGAGATCACCAGCACCTTGGAGGCGGCTTCCTGCTCCGGAGCGGGGGCCCACTCCGTGTAGCGCGGCTGCAGACCCCGGCGGTCCGGCGTGATCCAGATCTGCAGCAGGTGCGTCTTCTCCGTGGCGGAGGGGTTGAATTCCGAGTGCGTCACCCCGGATCCGGCGCTCATCACCTGGATCTGGCCGGGGGAGATCACCCGCGAGTTCCCCATGCTGTCCTGGTGGGCCAGCTGCCCTTCCAGCAGGTAGGAGAAGATCTCCATGTCCCGGTGCGGATGCATCGGGAAGCCACCGCCCGGGGCCACGATGTCGTCGTTGATCACCCGCAGCGAGCGGAAGCCCATGTGCGCGGGGTCGTAGTAGTCGGCGAAGGAAAAGGTGAAGCGGCTGTCGAGCCAGCCGTGATCCACGTGGCCCCGCTCCCCGGAGCGGCGGATGGTCAGGTCGGTGTTCGTTTTCACGTCCCCATCCTGCCATGAATCCCGCAGGCGGCTAATGCCGTCTGGACAGGCTCAGCATGCAGTAACGCGCCAGCCCCCGGGAGCGCGGAGCCTCCGGCCCGACTCACCTCCGACTCACCTCCGACGCCCCTCAAAAGCCCCAAAGGGGCGACAAGGAGATAGCCCAGGGTAAGGAGCATCGCGACGCAACCCTGGGTCACCCCGCAAGAACATCGGTGCCCTGTAGGGGCACGAGGAGCTCCCGGATCGAAACACCGCCTGGAACCTTCGCCTGCTCCAAAGCCCCAGGGCAATCGGAACTCAACCGGTGCATAAGCATAGCGCACCCTCAGGAGTATTACCTACGTAGCGAACCCAAAGTGTTACCCATGTTCTGACTCGACCCTGGACCGCTCCTTGCCTTTCCACTGCTCACTC
This genomic interval from Luteolibacter rhizosphaerae contains the following:
- a CDS encoding pirin family protein, whose translation is MKTNTDLTIRRSGERGHVDHGWLDSRFTFSFADYYDPAHMGFRSLRVINDDIVAPGGGFPMHPHRDMEIFSYLLEGQLAHQDSMGNSRVISPGQIQVMSAGSGVTHSEFNPSATEKTHLLQIWITPDRRGLQPRYTEWAPAPEQEAASKVLVISRDGRDHSATISQDAEIWRLKLQPGESSAHTLAPGRGLWLHLIRGRADFNGAGISPGDAVSSERAGEYTLTAGEEAVEALLFDLG